A single genomic interval of Apis cerana isolate GH-2021 linkage group LG14, AcerK_1.0, whole genome shotgun sequence harbors:
- the LOC108000619 gene encoding arginine-glutamic acid dipeptide repeats protein isoform X1 yields the protein MSAGTQGEIRVGPSHQIRQSSSLKHQELVSCQARLPEYRPGIPPGELLPDPEFSKEREELRWIPAMALDGDLLMYLRAARSMAAFAGMCDGGSPDDGCVAASRDDTTINALDILHDSGYDPGRALQALVKCPVPKGIDKKWSEEETKRFVKGLRQFGKNFSRIRKDLLPHKDTPELVEFYYLWKKTPGANNNRPHRRRRQGSLRRIRNTRNSRAGTPKEEVPTPPKDTPPASVNQKEPVSEPETVPVGTPASNNPGGEISSVTEDDNSEEDSDSRDTNTNGAIHSCQHCFSTNSKEYQIAGKDRLLLCTECRTHLKKTGELPPAPPYLFRPVPAESPDSPGRMRTRNKAKETPRPARPRRTGGTDTPDQEKQQQQQQTPDKNKKKSNKSETPKKGQKRPQTDDVDEDKESQKRKRPGERPESPSESLTTDSNSLMDEPEREGEGDTNENQPTPVTVPTEEPVSPAVTTPEEPSEPTPVSTPVPTPIQTLPISVPVIHTLEKKPLLEEPVETKEQIEDVPLAMNQPLKLEPMPIEPAMSPSNEDMKEPEQLNLTTSQSLNINDMNQNMPRNLSQSIQNSGICTSTGPQSIQNSQIMSPTHQGLPLNMQYTSNVPPVQNVPQNLSQSMQMPSNIPQNMSNAQNMGPTQNLRTHGENLSNTQNMPQSIPGPPLNLNISQSIPTNMTQMPQMPSSPQPLGLTVMSSENRMSERISDDRLSSERIRDSRISERISERIPERSENNEPERNESNNLFQPIQPSGMLSMEKPSSMYNLAGTPPMEPQNLKIKQEIIPPEPDPLQSLKEVKVPGFQSGFPGPSLDNIKKDPDSSSKPPTPSKHSISSNQSVPQIQSVAASPTPTLPPPPTSIPQPVMHPAQQPSPHMAHPFHPHHPLMHHSLFTAMHPYHPHAYPGYAPVGAYPSFPPYPYGPVPHAIPPPSPQRSQESTTMMTAHHSSTSSSVTTREEGENLIATHHHSSTMHQATALHHDKLLTISSHSSHSHSSSHSSHNTQRKPSLVSATCLTSSSSAHHHHRPPQSQPPVVPEPKIEPDLVEQEQEEPPSPRGPSPEPRIEDSECHRSQSAIFLRHWNRGENNSCTRTDLMFKPVPDSKLARKREERSRKQAEREREERDRAAAQQARKMTTPEKQPETCKPPSRGPLEPVVSPYDRYAARPGSYADTPALRQLSEYARPHAAFSPARHPAPPDPMLHYMYSPAARERLELEHLEREKREREIRELRERELNDRLKEELLKGTPRPMPAPVDPHWLEIHRRYAAAGLAPGPSGPPQALHQFGLYGAPPGPSQLERERLERLGIPTAAGGGPAGAGAGHPVAAHHHGQLDERLALAADPMVRLQMAGISPEYHAHTHAHTHAHTHLHLHPGQQQAQQQAQQQQEAAAAAAGFPLPAAAGANYPRPGLMPRDPALALHPAELLARPYADMAAHHEQLQRHLMMERDRFPPHASLVAHHEEYLRQQRERELKVRALEEAARGSRP from the exons atgtCTGCCGGCACCCAGGGCGAGATTCGGGTTGGCCCTTCGCACCAG ATAAGGCAGAGTTCATCATTGAAGCACCAG GAATTGGTTTCTTGTCAGGCTCGTTTGCCTGAGTATCGGCCGGGTATACCTCCTGGAGAGCTGCTTCCTGATCCAGAGTTTTCTAAAGAACGAGAAGAGCTAAGATGGATTCCAGCTATGGCATTAGACGGGGATCTTCTGATGTACTTAAGGGCAGCTCGATCTATGGCTGCATTTGCTGGTATGTGTGATGGAGGATCCCCGGATGACGGTTGTGTGGCTGCTTCACGTGACGACACGACTATCAATGCTCTGGATATCTTGCACGATTCTGGCTATGATCCAGGAAGAGCATTGCAAGCTTTGGTTAAATGTCCCGTACCTAAAGGCATCGATAAAAAATGGTCCGAGGAGGAAACT AAACGTTTCGTTAAAGGACTTAgacaatttggaaaaaatttttcaaggatCAGAAAAGATCTCTTACCTCATAAAGATACG ccGGAATTGGTTGAATTCTACTATTTGTGGAAGAAAACACCAGGAGCGAATAATAATCGACCTCATCGAAGAAGACGACAAGGTTCACTTAGAAGAATTCGTAATACACGTAATTCGCGCGCTGGTACTCCCAAAGAAGAAGTTCCAACTCCGCCCAAAGATACTCCACCAGCTAGTGTCAATCAGAAAGAGCCTGTTTCAGAGCCGGAAACTGTACCTGTTGGAACACCTGCGAGCAATAATCCTGGTGGAGAAATTAGTTCTGTGACAGAGGACGATAATTCGGAAGAGGATAGTGATTCTAGAGATACAAACACTAACGGAGCAATACATTCTTGTCAACATTGTTTCTCAACTAATTCAAAGGAATATCAAATAGCTGGTAAGGATAGGTTATTGCTCTGTACGGAATGCAGGACACATTTGAAAAAGACTGGAGAATTACCGCCTGCACCTCCGTATCTGTTCCGCCCTGTGCCTGCGGAATCACCAGATAGCCCAGGGAGAATGCGTACAAGAAATAAGGCTAAGGAAACGCCTAGACCTGCAAGACCACGACGTACAGGTGGAACGGATACTCCTGATCAAgaaaaacaacaacaacaacaacaaacaCCAgacaagaataagaaaaaatctaataaatcagAAACACCAAAAAAGGGTCAAAAACGACCACAGACGGATGACGTGGATGAAGACAAAGAGTCTCAGAAACGGAAACGTCCTGGTGAACGTCCTGAGAGTCCCTCAGAGTCTCTCACAACTGATAGTAACTCTCTCATGGATGAGCctgagagagaaggagaaggtgatacaaatgaaaatcaaCCTACTCCGGTTACAGTGCCAACTGAGGAGCCTGTTAGTCCGGCAGTGACTACACCGGAAGAACCTTCCGAACCAACGCCAGTTTCTACTCCCGTACCAACGCCTATACAGACTTTACCAATTTCTGTTCCTGTTATTCatactttagaaaaaaaaccgTTATTAGAAGAACCAGTAGAAACGAAAGAGCAAATAGAAGATGTTCCTTTAGCTATGAATCAGCCACTAAAATTGGAACCTATGCCAATAGAACCAGCCATGTCTCCATCTAATGAAGATATGAAAGAACCCGAACAATTGAATTTAACTACATCACAGTCATTGAATATAAACGATATGAATCAAAATATGCCACGTAATTTGTCACAATCAATTCAAAATAGTGGTATTTGTACCTCGACTGGTCCACAAAGTATACAGAACTCACAGATTATGTCTCCGACGCACCAAGGACTGCCACTCAATATGCAGTACACATCCAATGTTCCTCCTGTTCAAAATGTACCGCAAAACTTATCACAAAGTATGCAAATGCCGTCGAATATACCACAAAATATGTCAAATGCGCAAAATATGGGACCAACACAAAATCTTCGAACACATggtgaaaatttatcaaatacgcAAAATATGCCTCAAAGCATACCGGGACCACCATTAAATCTCAATATATCACAAAGTATACCAACGAATATGACTCAAATGCCTCAAATGCCAAGTTCACCGCAACCACTTGGTTTAACCGTAATGTCTTCGGAAAATAGGATGTCCGAAAGAATTTCTGATGATAGACTATCTTCGGAACGAATTAGAGATAGTAGAATATCTGAAAGAATATCCGAAAGAATACCAGAGAGATCAGAAAATAATGAACCTGAGagaaacgaatcgaataatttatttcaacctATTCAGCCAAGTGGAATGTTATCAATGGAAAAACCATCTTCAATGTATAATTTAGCTGGTACACCACCAATGGAAccacaaaatttgaaaatcaaacAAGAGATCATTCCTCCTGAACCAGATCCACTTCAAAGTTTGAAAGAAGTTAAAGTTCCTGGTTTTCAATCTGGATTTCCAGGCCCAagtttagataatattaaaaaagatccaGATAGTTCTAGTAAACCGCCAACACCTAGCAAGCACTCCATATCTAGCAATCAATCTGTACCTCAAATACAATCTGTAGCAGCATCTCCAACTCCAACTCTTCCACCACCACCTACATCTATACCTCAGCCTGTAATGCATCCAGCTCAACAACCAAGCCCTCATATGGCTCATCCATTTCACCCACATCATCCCTTAATGCATCATTCGTTATTTACTGCCATGCATCCATATCATCCTCACGCTTATCCAGGTTATGCTCCAGTTGGAGCTTATCCTTCATTCCCGCCCTATCCATACGGTCCAGTTCCGCATGCAATTCCACCTCCGTCCCCACAAAGAAGTCAAGAAAGTACAACAATGATGACGGCACATCATTCAAGTACGAGTTCTAGTGTAACGAcgagagaagaaggagaaaatctTATAGCCACGCATCATCACTCTTCTACTATGCATCAAGCTACAGCATTGCATCATGACAAATTATTGACTATTTCTTCTCATAGTTCTCATAGTCACTCTTCATCGCATAGTTCGCATAATACTCAACGCAAGCCGTCACTAGTTTCAGCTACATGTCTGACATCTAGTAGTTCGGCTCATCATCATCATAGACCGCCGCAATCTCAACCTCCAGTTGTACCAGAACCAAAAATAGAACCTGATTTAGTAGAACAGGAACAAGAAGAGCCACCAAGTCCTCGAGGTCCATCTCCAGAACCTCGAATCGAGGATTCAGAATGTCACAGATCACAATCTGCAATTTTTCTACGACATTGGAATCGAGGcgaaaataattcttgtaCTAGAACTGATTTAATGTTCAAACCTGTTCCGGATTCGAAATTAGCAAGAAAACGAGAGGAAAGATCAAGAAAGCAagcagaaagagaaagggaagaacGTGATAGAGCTGCAGCGCAACAAGCTAGAAAAATGACTACACCAGAAAAACAACCAGAAACATGTAAACCGCCTAGTCGAGGACCTCTTGAGCCTGTCGTATCTCCTTATGATAGATACGCCGCAAGACCAGGATCCTACGCGGATACACCTGCTTTGAGACAATTATCCGAGTATGCTCGACCACATGCTGCATTTTCCCCTGCTAGACATCCTGCGCCACCAGATCCAATGTTACATTACATGTACAGTCCTGCGGCTCGTGAACGCTTGGAATTGGAACATTTGGAACGTGAAAAAAGAGAACGAGAAATCAGAGAATTACGCGAACGAGAATTAAACGATCGACTAAAAGAGGAACTCTTGAAAGGAACACCTAGACCAATGCCAGCTCCAGTGGATCCACATTGGCTAGAGATACATCGACGTTATGCGGCCGCAGGACTTGCACCTGGACCTTCAGGTCCTCCTCAAGCTTTACATCAATTCGGTCTTTACGGTGCACCACCGGGACCAAGTCAATTGGAAAGAGAACGTTTAGAAAGATTAG GGATACCGACTGCAGCCGGCGGGGGGCCAGCGGGTGCAGGGGCTGGCCATCCCGTGGCGGCTCATCACCACGGCCAGCTGGACGAGCGACTGGCTCTAGCTGCTGACCCGATGGTCCGGTTGCAGATGGCTGGCATTTCGCCCGAGTATCATGCTCATACTCACGCGCATACGCATGCGCATACGCACTTACACTTACATCCGGGACAGCAGCAGGCCCAGCAACAGGCTCAGCAACAGCAGGAAGCGGCTGCGGCTGCAGCTGGATTCCCCCTGCCTG CGGCAGCTGGTGCAAATTATCCTCGACCAGGCTTAATGCCCCGTGACCCAGCACTGGCTCTTCATCCCGCGGAACTTCTTGCAAGACCGTACGCGGATATGGCAGCGCATCACGAGCAATTACAACGTCATCTCATGATGGAACGCGATCGATTCCCTCCTCATGCTTCACTTGTTGCACACCACGAGGAATATCTAAG ACAACAGCGTGAGCGCGAGCTTAAAGTTCGCGCACTGGAAGAAGCTGCACGTGGATCACGTCCTTAA
- the LOC108000619 gene encoding arginine-glutamic acid dipeptide repeats protein isoform X3 encodes MSAGTQGEIRVGPSHQARLPEYRPGIPPGELLPDPEFSKEREELRWIPAMALDGDLLMYLRAARSMAAFAGMCDGGSPDDGCVAASRDDTTINALDILHDSGYDPGRALQALVKCPVPKGIDKKWSEEETKRFVKGLRQFGKNFSRIRKDLLPHKDTPELVEFYYLWKKTPGANNNRPHRRRRQGSLRRIRNTRNSRAGTPKEEVPTPPKDTPPASVNQKEPVSEPETVPVGTPASNNPGGEISSVTEDDNSEEDSDSRDTNTNGAIHSCQHCFSTNSKEYQIAGKDRLLLCTECRTHLKKTGELPPAPPYLFRPVPAESPDSPGRMRTRNKAKETPRPARPRRTGGTDTPDQEKQQQQQQTPDKNKKKSNKSETPKKGQKRPQTDDVDEDKESQKRKRPGERPESPSESLTTDSNSLMDEPEREGEGDTNENQPTPVTVPTEEPVSPAVTTPEEPSEPTPVSTPVPTPIQTLPISVPVIHTLEKKPLLEEPVETKEQIEDVPLAMNQPLKLEPMPIEPAMSPSNEDMKEPEQLNLTTSQSLNINDMNQNMPRNLSQSIQNSGICTSTGPQSIQNSQIMSPTHQGLPLNMQYTSNVPPVQNVPQNLSQSMQMPSNIPQNMSNAQNMGPTQNLRTHGENLSNTQNMPQSIPGPPLNLNISQSIPTNMTQMPQMPSSPQPLGLTVMSSENRMSERISDDRLSSERIRDSRISERISERIPERSENNEPERNESNNLFQPIQPSGMLSMEKPSSMYNLAGTPPMEPQNLKIKQEIIPPEPDPLQSLKEVKVPGFQSGFPGPSLDNIKKDPDSSSKPPTPSKHSISSNQSVPQIQSVAASPTPTLPPPPTSIPQPVMHPAQQPSPHMAHPFHPHHPLMHHSLFTAMHPYHPHAYPGYAPVGAYPSFPPYPYGPVPHAIPPPSPQRSQESTTMMTAHHSSTSSSVTTREEGENLIATHHHSSTMHQATALHHDKLLTISSHSSHSHSSSHSSHNTQRKPSLVSATCLTSSSSAHHHHRPPQSQPPVVPEPKIEPDLVEQEQEEPPSPRGPSPEPRIEDSECHRSQSAIFLRHWNRGENNSCTRTDLMFKPVPDSKLARKREERSRKQAEREREERDRAAAQQARKMTTPEKQPETCKPPSRGPLEPVVSPYDRYAARPGSYADTPALRQLSEYARPHAAFSPARHPAPPDPMLHYMYSPAARERLELEHLEREKREREIRELRERELNDRLKEELLKGTPRPMPAPVDPHWLEIHRRYAAAGLAPGPSGPPQALHQFGLYGAPPGPSQLERERLERLGIPTAAGGGPAGAGAGHPVAAHHHGQLDERLALAADPMVRLQMAGISPEYHAHTHAHTHAHTHLHLHPGQQQAQQQAQQQQEAAAAAAGFPLPAAAGANYPRPGLMPRDPALALHPAELLARPYADMAAHHEQLQRHLMMERDRFPPHASLVAHHEEYLRQQRERELKVRALEEAARGSRP; translated from the exons atgtCTGCCGGCACCCAGGGCGAGATTCGGGTTGGCCCTTCGCACCAG GCTCGTTTGCCTGAGTATCGGCCGGGTATACCTCCTGGAGAGCTGCTTCCTGATCCAGAGTTTTCTAAAGAACGAGAAGAGCTAAGATGGATTCCAGCTATGGCATTAGACGGGGATCTTCTGATGTACTTAAGGGCAGCTCGATCTATGGCTGCATTTGCTGGTATGTGTGATGGAGGATCCCCGGATGACGGTTGTGTGGCTGCTTCACGTGACGACACGACTATCAATGCTCTGGATATCTTGCACGATTCTGGCTATGATCCAGGAAGAGCATTGCAAGCTTTGGTTAAATGTCCCGTACCTAAAGGCATCGATAAAAAATGGTCCGAGGAGGAAACT AAACGTTTCGTTAAAGGACTTAgacaatttggaaaaaatttttcaaggatCAGAAAAGATCTCTTACCTCATAAAGATACG ccGGAATTGGTTGAATTCTACTATTTGTGGAAGAAAACACCAGGAGCGAATAATAATCGACCTCATCGAAGAAGACGACAAGGTTCACTTAGAAGAATTCGTAATACACGTAATTCGCGCGCTGGTACTCCCAAAGAAGAAGTTCCAACTCCGCCCAAAGATACTCCACCAGCTAGTGTCAATCAGAAAGAGCCTGTTTCAGAGCCGGAAACTGTACCTGTTGGAACACCTGCGAGCAATAATCCTGGTGGAGAAATTAGTTCTGTGACAGAGGACGATAATTCGGAAGAGGATAGTGATTCTAGAGATACAAACACTAACGGAGCAATACATTCTTGTCAACATTGTTTCTCAACTAATTCAAAGGAATATCAAATAGCTGGTAAGGATAGGTTATTGCTCTGTACGGAATGCAGGACACATTTGAAAAAGACTGGAGAATTACCGCCTGCACCTCCGTATCTGTTCCGCCCTGTGCCTGCGGAATCACCAGATAGCCCAGGGAGAATGCGTACAAGAAATAAGGCTAAGGAAACGCCTAGACCTGCAAGACCACGACGTACAGGTGGAACGGATACTCCTGATCAAgaaaaacaacaacaacaacaacaaacaCCAgacaagaataagaaaaaatctaataaatcagAAACACCAAAAAAGGGTCAAAAACGACCACAGACGGATGACGTGGATGAAGACAAAGAGTCTCAGAAACGGAAACGTCCTGGTGAACGTCCTGAGAGTCCCTCAGAGTCTCTCACAACTGATAGTAACTCTCTCATGGATGAGCctgagagagaaggagaaggtgatacaaatgaaaatcaaCCTACTCCGGTTACAGTGCCAACTGAGGAGCCTGTTAGTCCGGCAGTGACTACACCGGAAGAACCTTCCGAACCAACGCCAGTTTCTACTCCCGTACCAACGCCTATACAGACTTTACCAATTTCTGTTCCTGTTATTCatactttagaaaaaaaaccgTTATTAGAAGAACCAGTAGAAACGAAAGAGCAAATAGAAGATGTTCCTTTAGCTATGAATCAGCCACTAAAATTGGAACCTATGCCAATAGAACCAGCCATGTCTCCATCTAATGAAGATATGAAAGAACCCGAACAATTGAATTTAACTACATCACAGTCATTGAATATAAACGATATGAATCAAAATATGCCACGTAATTTGTCACAATCAATTCAAAATAGTGGTATTTGTACCTCGACTGGTCCACAAAGTATACAGAACTCACAGATTATGTCTCCGACGCACCAAGGACTGCCACTCAATATGCAGTACACATCCAATGTTCCTCCTGTTCAAAATGTACCGCAAAACTTATCACAAAGTATGCAAATGCCGTCGAATATACCACAAAATATGTCAAATGCGCAAAATATGGGACCAACACAAAATCTTCGAACACATggtgaaaatttatcaaatacgcAAAATATGCCTCAAAGCATACCGGGACCACCATTAAATCTCAATATATCACAAAGTATACCAACGAATATGACTCAAATGCCTCAAATGCCAAGTTCACCGCAACCACTTGGTTTAACCGTAATGTCTTCGGAAAATAGGATGTCCGAAAGAATTTCTGATGATAGACTATCTTCGGAACGAATTAGAGATAGTAGAATATCTGAAAGAATATCCGAAAGAATACCAGAGAGATCAGAAAATAATGAACCTGAGagaaacgaatcgaataatttatttcaacctATTCAGCCAAGTGGAATGTTATCAATGGAAAAACCATCTTCAATGTATAATTTAGCTGGTACACCACCAATGGAAccacaaaatttgaaaatcaaacAAGAGATCATTCCTCCTGAACCAGATCCACTTCAAAGTTTGAAAGAAGTTAAAGTTCCTGGTTTTCAATCTGGATTTCCAGGCCCAagtttagataatattaaaaaagatccaGATAGTTCTAGTAAACCGCCAACACCTAGCAAGCACTCCATATCTAGCAATCAATCTGTACCTCAAATACAATCTGTAGCAGCATCTCCAACTCCAACTCTTCCACCACCACCTACATCTATACCTCAGCCTGTAATGCATCCAGCTCAACAACCAAGCCCTCATATGGCTCATCCATTTCACCCACATCATCCCTTAATGCATCATTCGTTATTTACTGCCATGCATCCATATCATCCTCACGCTTATCCAGGTTATGCTCCAGTTGGAGCTTATCCTTCATTCCCGCCCTATCCATACGGTCCAGTTCCGCATGCAATTCCACCTCCGTCCCCACAAAGAAGTCAAGAAAGTACAACAATGATGACGGCACATCATTCAAGTACGAGTTCTAGTGTAACGAcgagagaagaaggagaaaatctTATAGCCACGCATCATCACTCTTCTACTATGCATCAAGCTACAGCATTGCATCATGACAAATTATTGACTATTTCTTCTCATAGTTCTCATAGTCACTCTTCATCGCATAGTTCGCATAATACTCAACGCAAGCCGTCACTAGTTTCAGCTACATGTCTGACATCTAGTAGTTCGGCTCATCATCATCATAGACCGCCGCAATCTCAACCTCCAGTTGTACCAGAACCAAAAATAGAACCTGATTTAGTAGAACAGGAACAAGAAGAGCCACCAAGTCCTCGAGGTCCATCTCCAGAACCTCGAATCGAGGATTCAGAATGTCACAGATCACAATCTGCAATTTTTCTACGACATTGGAATCGAGGcgaaaataattcttgtaCTAGAACTGATTTAATGTTCAAACCTGTTCCGGATTCGAAATTAGCAAGAAAACGAGAGGAAAGATCAAGAAAGCAagcagaaagagaaagggaagaacGTGATAGAGCTGCAGCGCAACAAGCTAGAAAAATGACTACACCAGAAAAACAACCAGAAACATGTAAACCGCCTAGTCGAGGACCTCTTGAGCCTGTCGTATCTCCTTATGATAGATACGCCGCAAGACCAGGATCCTACGCGGATACACCTGCTTTGAGACAATTATCCGAGTATGCTCGACCACATGCTGCATTTTCCCCTGCTAGACATCCTGCGCCACCAGATCCAATGTTACATTACATGTACAGTCCTGCGGCTCGTGAACGCTTGGAATTGGAACATTTGGAACGTGAAAAAAGAGAACGAGAAATCAGAGAATTACGCGAACGAGAATTAAACGATCGACTAAAAGAGGAACTCTTGAAAGGAACACCTAGACCAATGCCAGCTCCAGTGGATCCACATTGGCTAGAGATACATCGACGTTATGCGGCCGCAGGACTTGCACCTGGACCTTCAGGTCCTCCTCAAGCTTTACATCAATTCGGTCTTTACGGTGCACCACCGGGACCAAGTCAATTGGAAAGAGAACGTTTAGAAAGATTAG GGATACCGACTGCAGCCGGCGGGGGGCCAGCGGGTGCAGGGGCTGGCCATCCCGTGGCGGCTCATCACCACGGCCAGCTGGACGAGCGACTGGCTCTAGCTGCTGACCCGATGGTCCGGTTGCAGATGGCTGGCATTTCGCCCGAGTATCATGCTCATACTCACGCGCATACGCATGCGCATACGCACTTACACTTACATCCGGGACAGCAGCAGGCCCAGCAACAGGCTCAGCAACAGCAGGAAGCGGCTGCGGCTGCAGCTGGATTCCCCCTGCCTG CGGCAGCTGGTGCAAATTATCCTCGACCAGGCTTAATGCCCCGTGACCCAGCACTGGCTCTTCATCCCGCGGAACTTCTTGCAAGACCGTACGCGGATATGGCAGCGCATCACGAGCAATTACAACGTCATCTCATGATGGAACGCGATCGATTCCCTCCTCATGCTTCACTTGTTGCACACCACGAGGAATATCTAAG ACAACAGCGTGAGCGCGAGCTTAAAGTTCGCGCACTGGAAGAAGCTGCACGTGGATCACGTCCTTAA